TGCTTAGATAATCTAACCACTGATAACATTTTCCTTGCATCAATGCGGCATCATAAAACTTGCGAATAATAATGGAGTCATTTGCTTGTTGAGGTTGAGTAAAAGCAGCATTGCTAAGTGCGAAGAACAGCATTAAAATAAAAAACCTTTGCGCTTTCATTTTCAAGCAAAACTACAATATAAAGTTTAATTACAAAAAAGTAGAAGCTTTTATTTAGCTTCTACTTTCAAAATGTCCAACTTTTGATCAGTTTATCTCGCAATAACCAGCTTTCTGTACACGCTTTGATGAGCTGATTGTATTCTGATGATATAAACCCCTGTGGGTAGTTCGGAAGTGGTATAGCTTATGTTGTGAAGCCCCGGAGCTTGATTTTCTTGATGTACAAAGTAAGTTTTTCCACTTAGATCGGATATGGTCAGAGTGATATTGTCTGTTCTGTTGAGTATATAGCTAATATTCACATTATCATTAGCAGGATTAGGGCTAATTGTAACACTATTTTGATTGATGATAGCGCTTTCTTGGATAGTAGTACTAGTAGTATCAGCGTTAATTGTGATATAAGCGTTCTTAACTGTAACGCCTGCACATCCCGTTCCTGGTAAAGGTGTAATTTTGAGAGTTACAGTATAGACACCAGGATTCAGGTATGTATAAGAAGGATTTTTAAAGCTACTGCTATCACCTGTTCCAAAATACCATTTATATTGGCTGCCCATTGGTATTCCGGAAGACATATCAGTGAAAAACACAGTTTGCGGTGCAGTGCCTTTAACAGGTGATGCAAAAAACGAAGGTACAACTGGAGGGCTAACGGTTACTAAAAAGTCATCTGAACGCTTTTTACAATTAAATGGAGTAGAAACTTCTACTGCAGCTACAAAATTTCCTGTGGCTAAATATTTAAAGGTTTGTCCTGTAGCTCCAGGTTGAAGAACGTACGTAGAGCCACTCTTGATATACCACTGGTTGCCTGTAGGAGAACTTGACATTAACGTTACAGAGTCTCCAATACATATTACTGCCGTAGATGGAGGAGAGATGCGCGTTATAGTAGGTTTATCTGGGTAAGGATTTCTTTTTATGATGATAATGTTAGACCAGGCACTACATCCATTGGGAGCAGTTTCTTGTACTTTGACCGTGTCGTTATATTTAGGAATGTAATATATAGAGGTTGTCCCCATTGTGAAAAGTGTATCATTGACGTACCATTTTATCAGACCTGTAGCGGTAGTAGTTATTGTAATGGGGTCCCCTATACATATATTTGGATTCGCCGTAGAG
The sequence above is a segment of the Bacteroidia bacterium genome. Coding sequences within it:
- a CDS encoding PKD domain-containing protein produces the protein MKRSYLLAIAFVLLSCSAYAQLITIGSGTAVNTTTTASPINIYYRSLHCQFVYTKSELNAAGLPGAAVMTKFGFYVHQAPIYALPNYTISMKHTTATNPSVYDGSGLTVVKTIASYMPTAGKWDTLDLDTPFCWNGVDNILVDVCFDLVPAWNASGQIRIFTSTNGFRYIRSDISNQCGVPTTTNATTKPQARMRFQNIGAPIPNFTADTVCVNLPTSFTNLTTAVCGTPTYLWDFAGLGTSTAVNPTFTFPAAGSYPVKLVATLGSLKDSIIKNVIVKPRPNPTISTANPNICIGDPITITTTATGLIKWYVNDTLFTMGTTSIYYIPKYNDTVKVQETAPNGCSAWSNIIIIKRNPYPDKPTITRISPPSTAVICIGDSVTLMSSSPTGNQWYIKSGSTYVLQPGATGQTFKYLATGNFVAAVEVSTPFNCKKRSDDFLVTVSPPVVPSFFASPVKGTAPQTVFFTDMSSGIPMGSQYKWYFGTGDSSSFKNPSYTYLNPGVYTVTLKITPLPGTGCAGVTVKNAYITINADTTSTTIQESAIINQNSVTISPNPANDNVNISYILNRTDNITLTISDLSGKTYFVHQENQAPGLHNISYTTSELPTGVYIIRIQSAHQSVYRKLVIAR